One Silene latifolia isolate original U9 population chromosome 4, ASM4854445v1, whole genome shotgun sequence DNA segment encodes these proteins:
- the LOC141651015 gene encoding uncharacterized protein LOC141651015: MANNVIPLILVNYMSNNKERTYIERNRKEGHARLFNDYFSENPVYPPQMYRRRFRMCKHLFLRIVESVGAYDSHFQHKSDATGRLGLSPLIKCTTALRLLAYGEAADRVDEYLKLGTARKVLVRFLKAVIHQFGDEYLRRPTVQNLQRLL, encoded by the coding sequence TAGTAAACTATATgtcaaataataaagaaagaacaTATATTgagagaaatcgaaaagagggcCATGCCCGTCTCTTTAACGATTATTTCTCGGAAAACCCAGTTTACCCTCCACAAATGTATAGACGTAGGTTTCGAATGTGCAAACATTTATTCTTGCGTATTGTAGAGAGTGTAGGAGCTTATGATAGTCATTTTCAACACAAATCTGATGCTACAGGTAGGTTAGGTCTGTCACCATTAATTAAATGCACAACAGCACTTCGTCTCTTAGCATATGGAGAGGCTGCTGATAGAGTGGACGAGTACTTGAAGCTTGGAACAGCAAGGAAGGTTCTTGTTAGATTTCTTAAAGCTGTTATTCATCAATTCGGGGATGAGTATCTAAGACGTCCAACTGTTCAGAATCTTCAAAGACTTTTATAG